The Paenibacillus uliginis N3/975 genome has a window encoding:
- a CDS encoding ParB N-terminal domain-containing protein, whose translation MIDLRTSLKLLPVDNIKMHESFQPTRLEKTMSAILNEKVLINPIVTTRINESDYMIIDGVHRYLSLKELGFKTVACQIVNEVDAKLNMWSHLVKAGKSLKAITDKNLIKVENEINNKRFVFKITDSKQKTLYFYLDNDKNIMNFVDAMHYVVARYDCTCFTRVSQMNKSEIDEEDVLVEFCDFNLKEINSLIFNEVHLPTGVTHFSINNRLLNLKIPLKFMESNISESDWQGFIQSTQEKLRYYPESIYFCE comes from the coding sequence ATGATTGACTTGAGAACCTCACTAAAGCTGTTACCTGTTGACAACATTAAAATGCATGAAAGTTTTCAACCAACCAGATTGGAAAAAACAATGTCAGCTATATTAAATGAAAAAGTATTGATAAACCCTATAGTCACAACCAGGATCAATGAAAGCGATTATATGATAATTGATGGAGTACATCGCTACCTGTCTTTAAAAGAACTTGGTTTTAAAACAGTTGCTTGCCAAATAGTAAACGAAGTTGATGCGAAGCTTAATATGTGGTCTCATCTTGTAAAAGCGGGTAAATCGCTAAAAGCTATTACGGACAAAAATTTGATAAAAGTGGAAAATGAGATTAATAATAAAAGGTTTGTTTTTAAAATAACGGACTCTAAACAAAAAACTTTGTATTTTTATTTGGATAATGACAAAAACATAATGAATTTTGTTGATGCAATGCACTATGTTGTTGCAAGGTATGACTGTACATGTTTCACAAGAGTTAGTCAAATGAATAAGAGTGAGATTGATGAAGAAGACGTACTTGTAGAGTTTTGTGATTTTAATTTAAAAGAAATAAACAGTCTAATTTTTAATGAGGTTCACTTACCAACTGGTGTAACTCATTTTTCTATAAATAATAGACTGCTAAATTTAAAAATCCCTTTAAAATTTATGGAATCCAATATTAGTGAAAGTGATTGGCAAGGTTTTATTCAATCTACTCAAGAGAAGTTAAGATATTATCCAGAATCAATATATTTTTGTGAATAG
- a CDS encoding acyl carrier protein gives MHSLEKSITKIVLDVLEFHEEEIGIHDCLENYGMDSIKFIMISVQIENMLDISIADEKLLLDNFSTLESIINLVKESKKN, from the coding sequence ATGCACAGTTTAGAAAAGAGCATAACAAAAATTGTTTTAGATGTTCTAGAATTTCATGAAGAGGAAATTGGGATACATGATTGCCTAGAAAATTATGGGATGGATTCAATTAAGTTTATAATGATTTCCGTTCAAATTGAGAATATGTTAGATATAAGTATTGCGGATGAAAAACTGTTATTGGATAATTTTTCTACTCTAGAATCTATTATAAATCTTGTGAAAGAAAGTAAAAAGAACTAA
- a CDS encoding group II intron maturase-specific domain-containing protein, with protein MNPKIQGWRNYYYTAYSGRKLAKLDWYILQRFTRWYARKRQRRGWMSSFREVKYLASQCGLKTLL; from the coding sequence TTGAATCCGAAGATTCAGGGGTGGCGAAACTACTACTACACAGCCTACAGTGGGCGAAAGCTAGCAAAGTTGGATTGGTACATCCTACAGCGATTTACAAGGTGGTATGCCAGAAAGCGACAGCGCAGAGGTTGGATGAGTTCGTTTCGAGAAGTTAAATATCTTGCCAGTCAATGTGGGCTCAAAACGCTCTTGTAA
- a CDS encoding cation-translocating P-type ATPase — translation MKWMERKLEDIFKALKTNRENGLSSKQAAEVLQQKGYNEFEEEKKEGIGAKLLHQFSEVTTIILLVAALISTYLAVTEGHGYAEPLVIIAIVALNAVLGIRQELSAEKALDALKNMNTPAAKVVRDGILQPINSKELVPGDIIMVEAGDMIPADARLIESSNLLVEESALTGESVPSEKNAQAEVKESDPLGDRVNMLFSGCLVTNGRGRAVVVATGMETEMGKIASLLNNTKKSKTPLQQRLIELGKKLSLVAVVSGVIIFGIGLLHGETIMEMLMTAVSLAVAAVPETLPVIVTVTLAFGIQNMVRKNAIIRRIPAVEALGSASVICSDKTGTLTQNQMTIKQVWAVSHEPKADTEAFNDTETELLTMFSLASNASIELNNGEETIIGDPTETAIIRLLHQKGTKKSELEAKYPRVHELPFDSSRKLMTTVHRTEDGYISITKGAFDRIPLDPHASCTNEYQARANEVHDQFAEQALRVLALGYKHYGELPEQLDAAELEQGLRFAGLVGMIDPPRPESKAAVQAAMDAGIKTVMITGDHMATASAIAREIGILKEGDLAISGAELERMSDVELKQKVRHISVYGRVSPEDKIRIVQAWQANGEVVAMTGDGVNDAPALKAADVGTAMGITGTDVAKSASDMVLTDDNFATIVDAVAEGRRVYENIRKTLYFLLSCNFSEIMIMIIAVAFGWGLPVIAIQLLLINVVADGIPGFCLSREKMEPDTMRQKPISKNAGIFSNGLGKKIALQASLYTVLTLLGFYVGKFVHISDQVSTSHEVGQTMAFVILGWSSVVHIFNVRSNTQSIFTIGFMSNRSLFWCAMLSIAIIFGIAIIPTLMEIFQIVSLSFTHWVIVTILSIVPLIVVELAKLSTRKKLRAQGQSI, via the coding sequence ATGAAGTGGATGGAGAGAAAACTGGAGGATATCTTTAAGGCGCTTAAGACAAATAGAGAGAATGGCCTTAGCAGCAAGCAGGCAGCAGAGGTGCTGCAGCAGAAGGGCTACAATGAGTTCGAAGAGGAGAAAAAAGAGGGCATTGGAGCCAAGCTGCTGCATCAATTTTCTGAGGTAACGACGATAATCTTGTTGGTAGCAGCATTGATATCGACATATCTAGCGGTTACGGAAGGGCATGGCTATGCGGAGCCGCTCGTGATCATCGCAATCGTAGCCTTAAACGCCGTGCTTGGCATCAGGCAAGAGCTTAGTGCAGAGAAGGCGCTTGATGCACTTAAGAATATGAATACGCCTGCAGCAAAGGTTGTACGAGATGGAATCTTGCAGCCCATCAATTCGAAGGAGCTAGTTCCAGGCGATATTATCATGGTGGAAGCAGGAGACATGATTCCTGCAGACGCCCGTCTTATAGAGAGTTCCAACCTGCTCGTTGAGGAATCGGCCTTGACGGGAGAGAGTGTTCCATCCGAGAAGAATGCACAGGCAGAGGTGAAAGAGTCCGATCCGCTAGGGGATCGAGTCAATATGCTCTTCTCCGGTTGCTTGGTTACGAATGGCCGTGGCAGAGCTGTAGTAGTAGCAACCGGGATGGAGACAGAGATGGGGAAGATCGCTTCTCTTCTCAACAACACGAAGAAGTCCAAGACGCCACTCCAGCAGCGTCTGATAGAACTTGGCAAGAAGCTGAGTTTGGTAGCGGTCGTATCTGGTGTCATCATCTTTGGTATTGGTCTTCTCCATGGAGAGACGATCATGGAGATGCTGATGACGGCGGTATCCTTGGCGGTAGCGGCCGTTCCGGAGACACTGCCGGTTATTGTAACGGTTACGCTAGCCTTTGGTATTCAAAACATGGTTCGCAAAAATGCGATCATTCGCCGCATTCCAGCGGTAGAAGCATTGGGAAGTGCGTCGGTTATCTGTTCTGACAAGACTGGAACGTTGACGCAGAACCAGATGACAATTAAGCAGGTCTGGGCTGTGTCTCACGAACCGAAGGCAGATACAGAAGCGTTTAATGATACAGAAACTGAGTTGCTCACGATGTTCAGTCTTGCGAGCAATGCATCGATTGAACTCAATAATGGCGAAGAAACCATCATTGGAGATCCAACAGAGACTGCGATTATTCGTTTGCTGCATCAAAAGGGAACGAAGAAGTCCGAGCTTGAGGCGAAGTATCCTCGCGTGCATGAGCTACCATTCGATTCCTCACGCAAGCTTATGACGACGGTACATCGCACGGAGGACGGATATATCTCCATTACGAAGGGCGCCTTCGACCGTATTCCGCTAGACCCTCATGCATCGTGCACTAATGAGTATCAGGCTCGAGCGAATGAGGTGCATGATCAGTTCGCAGAGCAAGCGCTGCGTGTTCTAGCGCTGGGGTACAAGCATTATGGGGAGCTCCCAGAGCAGCTGGATGCTGCTGAGCTGGAGCAGGGCCTTCGCTTTGCGGGATTGGTCGGCATGATCGACCCTCCTCGTCCGGAGAGCAAGGCTGCGGTACAAGCTGCGATGGATGCAGGCATCAAGACGGTCATGATCACAGGTGACCATATGGCTACTGCATCGGCGATTGCGCGCGAGATTGGTATTTTGAAAGAAGGGGATCTTGCCATCTCTGGAGCTGAGCTTGAGCGTATGTCCGATGTAGAGTTGAAGCAAAAGGTACGTCATATCTCTGTATATGGTCGTGTTTCACCTGAAGACAAGATTCGTATCGTACAAGCTTGGCAGGCTAACGGAGAAGTGGTAGCCATGACTGGAGACGGCGTAAATGATGCTCCAGCCTTGAAGGCGGCAGATGTCGGTACGGCGATGGGTATCACCGGAACGGATGTAGCGAAGAGCGCTTCCGATATGGTTCTTACGGATGATAACTTTGCAACGATTGTCGATGCAGTTGCAGAAGGCAGACGCGTATATGAGAATATCCGCAAGACACTCTATTTCTTGCTTAGCTGTAACTTCTCCGAGATTATGATCATGATTATTGCAGTTGCGTTTGGCTGGGGGCTTCCGGTTATCGCCATCCAATTACTCTTGATTAACGTTGTCGCGGATGGGATTCCAGGCTTCTGCTTGAGCCGTGAGAAGATGGAGCCGGATACAATGCGTCAGAAGCCGATTTCTAAGAATGCAGGCATCTTCTCGAACGGATTAGGCAAGAAGATTGCGCTTCAAGCATCACTCTATACGGTATTGACATTGCTTGGCTTCTATGTCGGAAAGTTTGTTCACATTTCGGATCAAGTATCGACTTCACATGAAGTTGGACAAACGATGGCCTTTGTTATCTTGGGCTGGTCCTCCGTTGTTCATATCTTCAATGTGAGAAGCAACACCCAATCGATCTTTACGATTGGATTCATGTCCAACCGTTCGTTGTTCTGGTGCGCGATGCTCTCCATTGCGATTATATTCGGAATTGCGATTATTCCTACACTGATGGAGATCTTCCAAATCGTTTCCCTAAGCTTCACGCACTGGGTGATTGTCACGATTCTCTCCATCGTTCCACTAATCGTTGTGGAGCTTGCGAAGCTCAGCACGCGTAAGAAGTTAAGAGCACAAGGACAGTCGATTTAA
- a CDS encoding TetR/AcrR family transcriptional regulator yields the protein MKLTTRDKIMSAALEHMALHGFKGTTTKCIAIQASVNEATIFKHFKGKDELIHEALEQQMSLVKTEVDTFFHTDHENIRELLLAKIDFINHIYESHKDFFLVTIKEKGSKELEFMYPSIFEYITEELEKELAKMADDSIPEEELQAIAMIANSVLMAIILEKMKAECYGHPVRLDIKKETLIEMLIRLWGQ from the coding sequence ATGAAACTGACAACGAGAGATAAAATTATGTCAGCTGCTCTTGAACATATGGCGCTCCACGGTTTTAAGGGAACCACCACGAAATGTATCGCCATACAAGCTTCTGTGAATGAAGCGACTATATTTAAGCACTTTAAGGGAAAAGATGAACTTATACATGAGGCACTTGAACAGCAGATGAGCTTGGTTAAGACAGAGGTCGACACCTTTTTCCATACCGATCATGAGAACATCCGAGAGCTATTGCTGGCGAAGATTGATTTCATCAATCATATTTACGAAAGCCATAAGGACTTTTTCTTGGTCACCATTAAGGAAAAAGGTAGCAAAGAGCTCGAATTCATGTATCCGTCGATCTTTGAATACATCACGGAGGAGTTGGAAAAGGAACTTGCGAAGATGGCAGATGACTCGATTCCAGAGGAAGAGCTGCAGGCCATCGCCATGATTGCGAACAGCGTGCTCATGGCCATCATTCTTGAAAAGATGAAAGCCGAATGTTACGGACATCCTGTCCGACTGGATATCAAAAAGGAGACGCTCATTGAGATGTTAATTCGACTTTGGGGACAATAG
- a CDS encoding helix-turn-helix domain-containing protein, producing MSINEIARTVGYQSAGRFSELFKRFVYLTPTEYRQRLTKS from the coding sequence CTGTCTATTAACGAAATCGCCCGGACAGTAGGCTATCAAAGTGCCGGAAGATTTTCTGAATTGTTTAAACGCTTTGTTTATTTGACACCGACAGAATACCGGCAACGCCTGACAAAAAGCTGA
- a CDS encoding ATP-binding cassette domain-containing protein → MVDQDVFLFNDTILNNIRYAKPEATEQEVIAAAKEAGCHAFIEKLEHGYYTVAGENGNKFSGGERQRISIARAILKDSPILLLDEATASLDIENELAVKEAIKNLLRKKKTVVMIAHTLSIIKNADKILVMDGGKMAEGGTHQELLEKGGKYAAMWHTESKLSMA, encoded by the coding sequence ATGGTGGACCAGGATGTTTTTCTGTTTAACGATACCATTCTAAACAATATCCGTTATGCGAAACCGGAAGCCACGGAACAAGAGGTTATTGCGGCAGCGAAGGAAGCGGGCTGCCATGCATTCATTGAAAAGCTGGAGCATGGCTACTATACGGTGGCCGGAGAAAACGGCAATAAGTTCTCCGGCGGCGAGAGACAGCGAATATCTATAGCGCGCGCTATATTAAAGGACAGTCCTATTTTGTTGCTAGATGAAGCTACAGCGTCTTTGGATATAGAAAACGAATTGGCTGTAAAAGAAGCCATTAAAAATCTTTTGAGAAAGAAAAAAACAGTCGTGATGATCGCCCATACGCTTTCCATTATTAAAAATGCAGACAAGATTTTGGTGATGGATGGAGGCAAAATGGCAGAAGGGGGAACTCATCAGGAGCTTCTCGAAAAAGGCGGG